GGCGCACCAGATTGTCGGCATTGGTCATGATCTGCCGCGCGCCCTGCAGCAGGTCCTGGATCGCCGAGGGGTCGGCGCGCAGCACCGGCAGCTGGCCCTCGGCCGGCGGCGCCAGCGGCGGCGCATCGGCCGAACCGCCGGTCAGCGACAGGGCAGCGACGCCCGACAGCATCGCGACATCCAGGCTGACCCGGGTATTGCTGCGGATCGGGGTATCGGCGGCCACCGCGATGGTGCCGATGACCTGGCGCGGATCGGCCGGATCGACCCTGATGGTGCGGACCTCGCCGACCCGGATACCGTTGAAGAAGACATTGGCGCCGCGGTTCAGGCCGGCCACCGGCCCGGAGAAGATCACCTGGTACTGCACCCGGTTGGTGCTGTCGCCGGCACGCAGGAACCACCAGAGAAACAGGCCGAAGATCACCAGCACGACAAGCGTGAAGGCGCCGATCAGCGTGGTATTGGCCTTGGTCTCCATGCGCGCCCGCGCCTCGTTGTCAGCCTGAAATCCTGGCGGCGCGCGCCCGCTCGCCGCCAAAATAGCTCTTGAGCCAGGGATGGGTCTGGCGGAGCATGTCCGCCATCGTCCCTGTCACGATCACCTTGCCGTCGGCGAGAGCCGCGATTCGATCGCAGATTCGCGCCAGACTATCGAGATCATGGGTGACCATATACACCGTCAGCCCCAAAGTGTCGCGCAGGGTCTTGATCAGCGTATCGAACTCGCCGGCGCCGATCGGATCGAGGCCGGAGGTCGGCTCGTCGAGGAAGACGATCTCCGGGTCGAGCGCCAGGGCGCGGGCCAGCGCCGCGCGCTTGATCATGCCGCCGGAGAGTTCCGAGGGGTATTTTTCCGCCGCATCCGGGTTCAGGCCGACCAGCGCGATCTTCAGCCGGGCGATCTCGTCCATCAGCGGTTCGGACAGCTTGAGATATTCCCGCAAGGGCACCTGGATGTTCTGTTTCACCGTCAGCGACGAGAACAGCGCGCCATGCTGGAACAGCACGCCCCAGCGCCGCTCGATCGCCTTGTGCTCGGCGGCGGTCGCATCATCCAGGTCCTCGCCGAACACCGCGATCTTGCCACGCCGCTTCGGCACCAGGCCGATGATGCAGCGGGTCAGCACCGACTTGCCCGTGCCCGAACCGCCGACCACGCCCAGCACCTCGCCGCGCCGGACGTCGAGGTCGAGCCCGTCGATGATCAGCCGGTGGTTAAAGCCGACCGCCAGATCGCGCACGGAGATGATCACTTCACTGGTCATGTCATTGATCGATCGCTGCGAAAAAGACCGCGAAAACCGCATCGACCACGATGACCAGGAAGATCGCCTTGACCACGGATGCGGTGGTCTGCCGGCCCAGGCTCTCGGCCGAGCCCTGCACGCGCAGACCCTCGACACAGGCGACCAGGCCAATGATCAAGGCCATGAACGGCGCCTTGGCGAGCCCGATCCAGATGTGCCGCCGGCCAACCTCTTCCTGCATCCGGCTGAAGAACAGCTCGATCGGCAACTGGCCATAGACCTGTGACACGATGGCCCCGCCCATCAGCGCCGAGAGGTCGCCGATGATGGTCAGGAGCGGCAGGCCGATGATCAACGCGATGAGGCGCGGCAGCACCAGCACCTCGATCGGGTTCAGCCCCATGACGCGCAGCGCGTCGATCTCCTCGCGCATTTTCATCGAGCCGATCTCGGCCGTGAAGGCCGAGCCGGTCCGGCCGGCCACCATGATCGAGACGATCAGCACGCCAATCTCGCGCATGGTCAGGATCGAGACGAGATCGACCACATAGCTGTCGGCGCCGAAGCGGCGGAAAAAGAAGATGCCCTGCTGGGCGATGATCGCACCAATGACGAAGGTGATCAGCATGATGATCGGCACGGCGCGAAAGGCGATATGGTCGAGCTGGGTGATCACCGCCGGCACGCGGAACCGGCCGGTGCCGGTGAACAGGCTGCCGACCGCCATCACCACCTCACCGAGGAACGACAGCAGCGCCATGAAGTCGTCACGGGCGCCGACCGCCTGCTCGCCGACCTTCTGCAGCGCCTGGATCACCGGCGGCGGCAGCACGGGGCGTGCGGGCAGCGGCGCCGACAGGCCCTCGGCCACCTCGCCATAGATCACCGTCGCGGCCTCCGACAGACCGACCCGCTCGACCGGAACGCCCTTGTCGGCAAAGCCCTTCTCGATCGTGTGCGCCAGGGTGCCGCCCAACGTATCGAGCCGTTCGACCGCGGAAAAATCCATCACCACCGCGGCCGGCGTGCCGCTTTTGGTCAAAAGGCTCTTGGCGTCATCTTCCAGCGCACCGGCGGTCTCGGCGGTCCAGCAGCCGGCCAGCGTGATCGTCAGCCTGCTGGCCTCGACCTGGCTGGTCAGCTGGGCGGCTGGTACGGCGGTTGAGACTGTCACGGCTCGATTTCGCCAGGCTCGATTTTGATTGAGGCGCATGCGCGCGACCGGCTTGGCACGCGCGCCACTCCTCTCCATAAAGGAGGCGCCGGGTTCCGTCGAGGCGCCCTGCCAATCCCAAACCGCTTCGGATCGCCGCCATGGAAATCGCCAAGCCTTATCTCCTGTTCCTGGGGGATGTTCACGACCAGCTCGCCGCGAAGACCGCGCAAGGTATCGTCGACTGGCGCCGCGACTGGTGTGTCGGCCAATTGCGCCTGGAAGGCTGCAAAGCCGATACCGGCCTGCCCGACAAGACCATAGCGGAAGCCGCCAAGGCCGGCGCCAAGACCCTGGTGGTCGGCGTGGTCAATGCCGGCGGCGTCCTGGCGCCGCACTGGATCGATAGTATCGTGGCCGCCATCGAGGCCGGCATGGATGTCGCCACCGGCCTGCACACCCGCCTCGGCGACACGCCGAAGATCGCCGCCGCCGCCAAGAAGCACGGCGCCAAGCTGTTCGACGTCCGTCATCCGACCCAGACCTTCCCGACCGGCAAGGGCAATCTCCGGTCGGGCAAGCGCCTGCTGATGGTGGGCACGGACTGCTCGGTCGGCAAGAAATACACCGCGCTCGCCATGGAAAAAGGCATGCGCGACCGCGGTTTCGACGCCGATTTCCGCGCCACCGGCCAGACCGGCATCTTCATTTCCGGGCGTGGCGTGGCGGTCGACGCCGTCGTCGCCGATTTCATTGCCGGCGCCGCCGAATGGCTCACCCCGGATGCCGATCCGATGCACTGGGACGTGGTCGAGGGCCAGGGTTCGCTGTTCCACCCCTCCTTTGCCGGCGTCACGCTCGGCCTCCTGCACGGCGCCCAGCCGGATGCCTTCATCGTCTGCCACGAGCCGACCCGGCGCACCATGCGCGGCGTCGATACGCCGATCCCGTCGATCGGCGAGGTCATCGACCTGACCATTGCGCTCGGCAAGCTGACCAATCCGGCGATCACCTGCGTCGGGCTTTCGGTCAATACCGAACACCTCGGCGAGGACGCCGCCTTCAGCGTGCTCGACCGGCTGTCGCGTGAGTATGAACTGCCGGCCACCGACCCGGTGCGGTTCGGCGTCGAGCCGCTGGTCGACGCCGTCGCCGAGCTCTATGGCGAACCGGAGCCGAAGCCGAAAGCCCGTTCGACCGCCCGGAGGGCTCGCTGACATGGCCTCGCGCGATCTCGCCGTCTCGACCGAACGCTGGCCGATCGCCGGCACCTTCACCATCTCGCGCGGCTCGCGCACCGAGGCCGTCGTCGCGGTCTGCGAGATCCGGCAGGGCTCGGCGGTCGGGCGCGGCGAATGCGTGCCCTACCCGCGTTACGGCGAGACCGTGGACGGGGTCGCCGCCGAGATCGAGGCGATGATCGACCCGATCGACAACGGCCTCGACCGCCAGGGCTTGCTCGCCGCGATGAAGCCCGGGGCGGCGCGCAACGCCATCGATTGCGCGTTGTGGGATCTCGAGGCCAAGCTTGCTGGCAAGCGCGCCTGGGAGCTGGCCGGCATTGCCCCGCCGAAGCCGCTCACCACGGTCTATACGATCTCGCTCGGCTCGCCCGAGGAAATGGCCCAGTCGGCCGCCCATTGCGGCCGCAGCCACCTGAAGATCAAGCTCGGCGGTGACGGCGATGCCGACCGGCTGGCCGCCATTCGCGCCGCCGTGCCGGACGCGACCCTGGTGATCGATGCCAACGAGGCCTGGACCCCGGCCAATCTCGCCGCCAATCTGGCGGTTTGCGAACGTTTCCGCATTGCCATGGTCGAGCAGCCCTTGCCGGCCGCCGACGACGGCGCACTCGCCGGCATCAGGCGGCCGATCCCGATCTGCGCCGACGAAAGCGTGCACGACCGCAAGACCCTGGCCTCGCTGGTCGGCAAATATGACGCGATCAATATCAAGCTCGACAAGACCGGCGGGCTGACCGAAGCCTTCCTGCTCGCCGACGACGCCGAGAAGCTCGGTTTCAAGATCATGACCGGCTGCATGGTCGGCACATCCCTGTCGATGGCGCCAGCGACGCTGGTGGCGCAGCGCGCTTTCCTGGTCGACCTCGACGGCCCGCTGCTGCTGCGCGAGGACCGGCCCGAGGGCCTGCGTTACGACGGCGCCACCGTCTATCCGCCGGCGTCTTCCCTCTGGGGCTGAGGCTGGAAAACGGGAGCCCGCGGTGGCAGCGGCAGTGACCGCGCCACCAGCGTGATGATCAGCCCGGCCAGGCACAGCGCCGCCATGGCGAAATAGGCGCCGGCCCCGATGCGCGCGTAGAAATAGCCGGCGAGCAGGGTCGAGCCGGCCATGGTCGCACCCATGGCGATCGACACCGTGCCCTGGCCGCTGGCGCGGGCATGCGGCGGCAGCCGGTCGGCGAGATAGACCATGGTGCCGAGATGGACCAGGCCGAAGCCGCCGCCATGCAGCACCTGCAGCGGCGCCAGGATGACCAGCGGCGGGTCGAGCGCCATCACCCCCCAGCGGGCCATGCTGGAGGCCGCCCCGATGATCAGATAGGTGGTCGGACGCCAGCCCCGGGTGAACCGGCTGGCGAGCCAGAAGATCAGGATCTCGGCGCCCACCGCCACCGCCCAGAGCAGGCCGACGGTCGCCGCCGAATAGCCCATGTGCTCCTTCCAGTGGATCGACGAGAAGGTGTAATAGACCGCGTGGCTCGACTGCAGGGCGGCTGCCGCCATGATGACGAGCACGAAGCGGCCGTTGAAATAGCTCGGCCCCTTCGGCCCGGTGGTCGCCTCGCGCCGGTCGGCGACCAGGCCGATGCTCGCCGCCAGCAGCAAGAGGAAGCTCAGGCAGATCATCCAGACGATGTTCACCGGCGCCACCCGCAGCAGCAGCAGGCCGCCAACCACATTGGCCGCCATGAAGGCGACCGAGCCCCAGACCCGGATCCGGCCATAGTCGAGCGACCGCTTGGCGACGCCGGCCAGCCCATAGGCGTCCGACAGCGGCATCAGCGGGCTCCAGACGAAATGGGCGATGAGCACGCTGATCAGGATCATGCCGAAACCTTCGGCGAGGCCGACGCCGACATAGGCGACCGTGGTGGCGCTGGCGCAGATCACCACGGCGATCGACAGGATGCCGCCACGATCGGCGAAATAGGTGATGACGGGCGTGGCGACCAGCCGGATCATCAGCGCCGAGGCCAGCACCAGGCCGATCTCGCCGTCGGAAAGCCCCTTGGCGCGCAGCCAGATCGGGAAAAACGGCTGGTGCAGCCCGAAACCAACGAACAAAGCGGCGTAAAACAACGCCAAACGGGTCGCAAATAGCTTCGAATCGTTTGATTTTGCTTGCGGCTCGGAGCGCATTAAGATTTCGCAGGAGATTCGCGTGTCAGCATTCTTTCTAGACTGTCCACGCCCGTCCCGCGAGAGCGCAAATCGGCATGAGTGACGATACGAAAACACTGCCCGCCCGGCTCGACGATTACGACGCCATCGCGGCGGCGGTGATGGAGACCGCCCGCGGCCGCTGGTTTCTCGCCGAATATGCCAGGCGCCACCGCGCCGCCGACACGGCGGAAGTGCTCGATGCCATCGGCAAGCTGGAAAAGGTGATGGGCGCGGCGCGTCCCGCGCCCGAGATCGACCGCATCCGCATGGACATCCGCGAGATGGCCGGCGCGATCGCCCGCACCAAGACGGAAATCGCCGCGATCAAGCCCGAAGGCGTCGAAGGCGGCCGTTTCGAGGAAGCCTCCGTCGAGCTCGACGCCATCGTCCAGGCGACCGCGACGGCCACCGGCGATATCCTGAGCGCGGCCGAAACCATCCAGGAAATCGCCTGGACGCTGCGCGAGATGGGCGCCGAGGGCGAGGTCTGCGACCTCATCGACACCAAGGCGACCGATATCTACGCCGCCTGCTCGTTCCAGGACGTGACCGGCCAGCGCACCCGCAAGGTGATCGGGGTGCTGCGCTTCCTGGAGGACCGGATCGATTCGATGATGGGCATCTGGGGCGATGCCGGTGTCGCCGCAGCGCCCTTGCCGGCCAAGGCCGGTGAGCCGTCGCTGCTGAACGGCCCGGCCCGGCCCGGCGAGGGCCTGGCCCAGGACGATGTCGACCTGATGATGGACGACGGCCTGTTCGAACAGCCCGCGGCGGCCCTTGCCGTCCGCCCGGCGACGTCTTCCGTCGTCCGTCCGGCGGCCTCTTCGGTCGTCCAGGCGGCGCCTTCGGTCGCGGCCGCGCCGGTCGCGCCGCATGACGTTCCCGTCGCGGCGCGCGCCACCGCGGCGGCGGCGCTGTCGACCGCCGACACGCCGCTGGCGCCGAGCCCGCGGCCTGCCCGCGCCGGTGCCGGCACCGGCGGCAAGGCGCCGGAAGGCCTGCCCTCGATCGAGGATATCGAGAAGCTGAGCTTCGTCGAAAAGGTTGCGGTGATGAGCTGAGCCGAGCCCGGCTCGACGCGCGAGCCGGTGCCTTGGCCCGGTTGAACGAGATCATCGATGACGTCGACATGCCCGATATCCCGCCCACCCGGAGGCCGATCGTGCCACCCGTGAACGCAGCGCCCGAGCCGACACCGATCGTCCACTTCGATCGCGGCACGGTCCGGGCGCAGGTTCATGCCCAGTTGCGCCGGCTGGTCATGCTCGGCCGCTTCCGGCCTGGCCAGGCGCTGAAGCTGAACGATCTCGCCAATGCGCTGGGCACCAGCCTGCAGCCGGTGCGCGAGGCCGTGCGCCAGCTGGTCGCCGAAAAGGCCCTCGAGGCCTTGCCCAACCGCAGCGCCCGCGTGCCGCGCGCCGACCACGCCAAGCTCGATGATCTGCAACGCGTCCGCTTCGCCATCGAAGGCCTGGCCGCCGAGCTCGCGGCCGCCCGGGTCACCCGCGCCGACATCGCCACGCTGGACGCCATCGTCGAGGCCGAGGTCCGCGAACTGACGACCTCAGGGATCGAGGCTTCGGTGGCGCAGAACCTCGAATTTCATTTCGCGCTCTATCGCATGTCGGGATCGGCCATATTGCCGCCGATCATCGAGAGCCTGTGGCTGCAGTTCGGCCCGCATATGCGGCAGGCGGCGGACGCCTTTTATGCCGCCGACGACCGGGCGACCGACCACCACCGGGCCATCATCGTGGCGCTGAAGGAGCGCGACGTCATGGCGGTGCGCGCGGCCGTCGAGCGCGATATCGGCCGCTCCTTCGACATCGTCAGGACCCTGCTCGACAAGCCGGGCACCGCCAAGCCGCGCCGCGCCTAGAATGCAATCGTTTCGAAGTGAAGCGACCCGCGGAGGACGGCCTGTCCTCGATTCAGTGCTTCGATCCGGGGCGATCAGGCCCTAGCGCCGTCCCGCCGCCCCGGCGGATCAACCCCTGCCCACGATGCCGATGCGAGGCCGTGCCCGAAACTTGCGCTGGAACGGCACAAGAATAGGCTTGTGTGACATTGCGAACCGGACCAATCTTTGATCAAAGATTGCCACGAGCAGGGACGACGACGTGCGGCAACCGCGGTGCCATAGCCAGGCAGGAGCCTCTTTCGACGCGACGACCGTCGGCCGATCGGGCGCGCGGCATGCTTGAGGTTCGCGACATCGCCGTCACCTTCGGGGCCTTGAAGGCGGTCGACGGCGTGTCGCTGAATTTTGCCTCCACTGCCATCACCGCCCTGATCGGGCCGAACGGCGCTGGCAAGACCACGCTGTTCAATCTGCTCGCCGGCACGCTGAAACCCCAGGCCGGCGAGATCCGGCTCGCCGGCGAACGCGTCGACGGCTTGCCGGCCCACGCCATGTTCCATCGTGGCCTCGCCCGTACCTTCCAGATCCCCCGGCCCTTCGGCGAGCTGAGCGTCCTGGAAAACCTGATGGTCGTGCCCGACGAGCGGCCGGGCGAGCGCTTCTACGACAACTGGATCGTCCCCGGCCGGGTGCGCCGGCGCGAGCTGGCGTTGCGCGAACGCGCCCGCGAACTGCTCGATTTCGTCACGCTCGGCGCGCTCGCCGACCAGCCGGCACGTATCCTGTCGGGCGGCCAGCAGAAACTGCTCGAACTGGCGCGCGTGCTGATGGGTGACCCGAAGATGATCCTGCTCGACGAACCGGCGGCCGGGGTCAATCCGGCGCTCCTGCAGGTGATCGTCGAGCGGATCCAGGACATCCACCGGCGCGGCATCGGCTTCGTCATCATCGAGCACAATATCGACCTGGTGACCCGCATCTGCGATCCCGTCGTGGTGATGGCCCAGGGCCGCGTGCTGACAACCGGCGACGCGGCGACCGTGCGCTCCGATCCACGCGTCATCGACGCCTATCTCGGCGACGCGCCATGACCACCGAGACCGTGCCCACAAAGACCATGGCCGAACCAAGCGCGCCGGCGCTCAGCGTCGAAGCCCTCTCCGCCGGTTATCACCGCGACCTGCCGATCGTGCGCGGCGCGGCGCTGACGGTGGCCTCGGGCGAGGTGGTGGCGCTGCTCGGCCCGAACGGCGCCGGCAAGTCGACACTGATGAAGGCGATCGCCGGCCTCGTCGGCATTTTCTCAGGCCAGGTCACGCTGTCGGGGGTTTCGGTCGCCGGTGTCGCCGCCGAGGACCTCGCCGCCGCCGGCCTCGGCTATGTGCCGCAGTTGCAAAACGTCTTCACCGGCCTGACGGTGGACGAGAACCTCAGGGCCGGTGCCCACCGGCTGCGTGGTTCGCTGGTCCGCGAGCGCATTGGCGCGGCCTATCACCGCTTTCCCGACCTGGTTCAGCGCCGCCGCGCCTATGGCGGCGAACTGTCCGGCGGCCAGCGCCAGATGCTGGCGATCGCCCGCGCGCTGATCATGCATCCGCGCGTGCTGTTGCTGGACGAGCCGAGCGCCGGCCTGTCGCCGAAGATCACCACCGAGATCTTCGCCGCGGTGCGGGCGATCGCCGCCGAAGGCGTCGCCGTGCTGATGGTCGAGCAGAACGTCAAGGCCGGCCTCGCCGCCGCCGACCGCGGCATCGTGCTGGTCGAAGGCCGGGTCGCCATGGCCGGGCCGGCGCAGGCGCTGGCCAATGATCCGGATCTGCGCAGGGTCTTCATGGGCGGGAGGGTTGCCGCGTGATCGCCCAGCTCATCGTCGACGGCATCATGACCGGCGCCATCCTGTCGCTCGGCGCGATCGGCATCACGCTGGGCCTCGCCATCCTGCGCTTCGCCAATTTCGCCTATGCCGAACTGCTCACCGTTGGCGCCTATGCGACGCTGGCCGTGGTGCTCGCCATGGGCGGAACCGGAGTGCCGATCGACCCCTTCTCGTTCGGCGCCTATATCGGCCTGGCGCTGCTGGTCTCGCTGGCCGCGACCGGGCTTGCCGCGCTTGTCGGCGATGCCCTGGTGTTCGCGCCGCTGCGCCGGCGCAGCGCCGGGCCGCTGGTGCTGATCTTCGCCTCTTTCGGGCTGGCGCTGGTGGTGCGCAACCTGGTGCTGCTGATCTTCGGGCCGCAGCCGGAATATTATTCGCGCGAACTGCAGATGGCGATCCTGCTGCCCGGCGACATCAGGCTGATGCCCGACCAGGTGGTGGTGCTGGCCGCCGCCGTTTTGGCGCTCGGCGCGCTCTGGTGGGTGCTCAACCATACCCGCCACGGCCTCGCCATGCGGGCGGTCGCCGAAAACCCAGGCTTGGCGCAGACCTGCGCGATCAGTCCGAAGGCGGCGATCCGTGTCACCTGGCTGATCACCGGCGTGCTCGGCGCGCTCGGCGGCACGCTGTTCGGCCTCACCGTGCAACTGCGTCCCGAAATGGGCGCGAACCTGCTCTTGCCGCTGTTCACCGCCGCCGTGCTCGGCGGCGTCGGCAGCATTCCAGGCGCGGTCATCGGCGGGCTGTTCGTCGGCATTGCCGAAAACCTCTCCACCCTGGTCCTGCCCACCGCCTACAAGGCCATCGTGCCGTTCCTGATCATGCTCGCCTGTTTCTTCATCCGGCCCCAGGGCCTGTTCGGGCAAAGCCGATGACCGGGCTGCTCTCCTATTTCATCTTCTTCGCGACCATTGCCTCGATCTTCGCCATCGCGACGCTCGGGCTCAACCTGCAATGGGGCCAGTGCGGCCAGTTCAATGCCGGCGTCGTCGGCTTCATCGCGGTCGGCGCCTATACCCAGGCGATCCTGACCGTGCCGGCCAATCCGGAATTCGTCAGCGGCATCCAGTTGCCCTTCCCGCTCGCGCTCATCGCCAGCATGGCGGCGACCGTCGTGATCGCCACCGTCATCGGGCTCGCGACGATCCGGCTGCGCACCGACTATCTGGCGCTCGCCACCTTCGGCATCGCCGCCACCATCCAGCTCCTGCTGATGAACCTCGACCCCGTCACCGGCGGCGGCCGCGGCATGCCGGGCGTGCCGCGGCCCTTCGCCTTCCTGCCGCCGCTCAGCTTCGCCGCCATCTATCTCGCCATGGCGGGCGGCGCGATGATCCTGTCCTATGTCGCGCTCGAACGCCTGGTGCGCTCGCCCTGGGGACGGGTGCTGCGCGCCATCCGCGACGACGAGACCGCTGCGGCTTCGCTCGGCAAGTCGGTCGAGGCTTTCCGGCTCACCGCCTTCGTCATCGGCGCGGCCTTCATGGGGCTCGCCGGCGCGCTTTATGCCTCGTTCATCGGTTATGTCAGCCCCTTCGACTTCCTGCCGATCATGACCTTCCAGGTCTGGGCCATGCTGATCGTCGGCGGCAGCGGCAGCAATCGCGGCGCCATTGTCGGCGCCTTCCTGGTCTGGGCGCTGTGGAGCCTGTCCGGCGTCGCGGTGGTATCATTCCTGCCGACCCGCCTGCAGACCCAGGGCGGCGCCATCCAGGCCATCATGATCGGCACCTTGCTGATCGGCACTTTGATCCTCAGGCCCAATGGCCTGATCGGCTCGGATGCGCGCCCCGGCGCGCTCACCCGCCGGAAACTTCGCAGCCTGAAACAGAACGGGAGACGGACATGAAGACGAAACTGACATTGGCCCTGTCCGCCTTGCTGCTGGCGGGCCTTGCCGCCGGGCCGGCCCAGGCCCAGGCCCCGGCCGTCAGCTGCCCGGTCCGCATCGGCGCGATCATTCCGCTGACCGGCCCGCAGGGGCCGATCGGCAAGCCGATCGCCGACACCGCGCAACTGGCGATCGAACACGTCAATGCCGCCGGCGGCATCAAGGGCTGCCCGGTCGAGCTCATCCTGCGCGACGATACCGGCCAGCCGACCGTCGGCCTGGAGGCCGCGCGCTTCCTGGTCGACGTCCAGAAGGTGCCGGCGATCGTCGGCGTGGTCGGCAGCGGCATCGCGCTGCCGATCGTCTCCTCGGTCACGACGGCCGCCCGCATTCCCCTGGTCTCGTGCTGCGCGGTGACCCCAACCCTCACCGCCATGGCCGAGCAGGGCCGGACCGACGGCTATTTCTTCCGCACCATCCCGACCTCGCGGGTGATGGGCGTCGCCCATGCGGTGGCGGCGACCGACCGCAGCTACAAGAGGGTCGCGGTCATCTATGTGAACAATGATTTCGGCCTGACCTTGCAGAACGACTTCAAGAAGGCGTTCGAGGCCATGGGCGGCAGCGTCGCCGGCGCCTTCGCCTATAACGAGAACCAGCCGTCCTACCGCGCCGAGGTCAACCAGGCATTGGCCCTGAAACCCGACGCCCTGGTGCTGCTCGCACTGTCGCAGGACGGCGCCACCATTGCCCGCGAATGGATCTCGCTCGGCGGGCCGCAGACCATGATCCTGCACAACACGCTGCGCTCGGACGACTTCATCAAGGCGGTCGGCGAGCGTTTCCTCGGCCGCGCCGCCGGCATCGACAATGCCCAGGTCGCCGGCCCCTCGGTCGATGCCTTCAACGCCGCCTATCAGGCCAAGTTCGGCCGTCCGCCGGTCGGACCCGGCCTGCACACCGTCTATGATTCCGTCGTCGTCACCGCGCTCGCCATGCAGGCGGCGGCGACCCTCGACGGCACCGCGATCCGCGACCAGATGCGCCAGGTCACCGATCCCGCCGGCACCGAGGTTCTGCCCGGCGTCGACGGCATCCGCCGCGCCCTGGAGCTCCTGAAGGCCGGCACCCGCATCCGTTATGTCGGCGCCACCGGGCCGTTCCAGTTCGACAAGAACGGCGACGTCTCCGGCCCGGCGCTGATCTGGAAGATCGAAGGCGGCCGGCTGGT
This portion of the Phreatobacter stygius genome encodes:
- a CDS encoding branched-chain amino acid ABC transporter permease — protein: MIAQLIVDGIMTGAILSLGAIGITLGLAILRFANFAYAELLTVGAYATLAVVLAMGGTGVPIDPFSFGAYIGLALLVSLAATGLAALVGDALVFAPLRRRSAGPLVLIFASFGLALVVRNLVLLIFGPQPEYYSRELQMAILLPGDIRLMPDQVVVLAAAVLALGALWWVLNHTRHGLAMRAVAENPGLAQTCAISPKAAIRVTWLITGVLGALGGTLFGLTVQLRPEMGANLLLPLFTAAVLGGVGSIPGAVIGGLFVGIAENLSTLVLPTAYKAIVPFLIMLACFFIRPQGLFGQSR
- a CDS encoding branched-chain amino acid ABC transporter permease encodes the protein MTGLLSYFIFFATIASIFAIATLGLNLQWGQCGQFNAGVVGFIAVGAYTQAILTVPANPEFVSGIQLPFPLALIASMAATVVIATVIGLATIRLRTDYLALATFGIAATIQLLLMNLDPVTGGGRGMPGVPRPFAFLPPLSFAAIYLAMAGGAMILSYVALERLVRSPWGRVLRAIRDDETAAASLGKSVEAFRLTAFVIGAAFMGLAGALYASFIGYVSPFDFLPIMTFQVWAMLIVGGSGSNRGAIVGAFLVWALWSLSGVAVVSFLPTRLQTQGGAIQAIMIGTLLIGTLILRPNGLIGSDARPGALTRRKLRSLKQNGRRT
- a CDS encoding ABC transporter substrate-binding protein is translated as MKTKLTLALSALLLAGLAAGPAQAQAPAVSCPVRIGAIIPLTGPQGPIGKPIADTAQLAIEHVNAAGGIKGCPVELILRDDTGQPTVGLEAARFLVDVQKVPAIVGVVGSGIALPIVSSVTTAARIPLVSCCAVTPTLTAMAEQGRTDGYFFRTIPTSRVMGVAHAVAATDRSYKRVAVIYVNNDFGLTLQNDFKKAFEAMGGSVAGAFAYNENQPSYRAEVNQALALKPDALVLLALSQDGATIAREWISLGGPQTMILHNTLRSDDFIKAVGERFLGRAAGIDNAQVAGPSVDAFNAAYQAKFGRPPVGPGLHTVYDSVVVTALAMQAAATLDGTAIRDQMRQVTDPAGTEVLPGVDGIRRALELLKAGTRIRYVGATGPFQFDKNGDVSGPALIWKIEGGRLVTERVIALDEMAAFFKRIGF